In the genome of Variibacter gotjawalensis, one region contains:
- a CDS encoding MlaD family protein, which translates to METRANYTLIGAFTLAVLVAAFGFIFWFTRSGTDGERATYEVVFDGSVSGLRPGSAVLFNGIKVGEVSKLRLDPTDPGQAIATIGIEKTIPVRSDTRVTLEYQGLTGISSVALRGGEPNAPALAVPAGQIPTLKADASGMQDIAQGAREIMGRADSILKKVDTFLTENQAGATNIVKNVDRFTTALGENSDELATFMKETSAAAKRIGSMSEKFEALAGEFQKVVSAVSPQKVESLVADASDLARKLSEMTPKLDRILGNVESMTTTEDGQNAFQMVGEAAKSVKQAADNLDKRMADVTSGLSRFSNQGLREWTALATDGRRTLAELERTIKNLDRNPSRVLFGGNSGGNVPQYGR; encoded by the coding sequence ATGGAAACGCGAGCGAACTATACGCTGATCGGCGCCTTTACGCTTGCGGTGCTCGTGGCTGCGTTCGGCTTCATTTTCTGGTTCACCCGCAGCGGCACGGACGGCGAGCGCGCGACCTACGAGGTCGTGTTCGACGGCTCGGTTTCGGGCCTGCGGCCGGGCTCGGCCGTGTTGTTCAACGGCATCAAGGTCGGCGAGGTGTCGAAGCTGCGGCTCGACCCGACCGATCCGGGACAAGCCATTGCGACGATCGGCATCGAGAAGACAATCCCGGTGCGCAGCGATACGCGTGTCACGCTCGAATACCAGGGCCTCACCGGCATCTCGTCGGTGGCGTTGCGCGGCGGCGAACCGAACGCGCCCGCGCTCGCGGTGCCGGCTGGCCAGATCCCGACCCTGAAGGCCGACGCGAGCGGTATGCAGGACATCGCGCAGGGCGCGCGCGAGATCATGGGCCGCGCAGACAGCATTCTGAAGAAAGTCGATACCTTCCTGACGGAGAATCAGGCCGGCGCGACGAACATCGTCAAAAACGTCGACCGGTTCACAACCGCGCTTGGCGAGAATTCGGATGAGCTCGCGACGTTCATGAAAGAGACGTCGGCCGCTGCAAAGCGTATCGGTTCGATGTCCGAAAAGTTTGAGGCGCTGGCCGGCGAGTTCCAGAAGGTCGTTTCAGCCGTGAGCCCGCAGAAGGTCGAGTCGCTGGTCGCTGACGCGTCCGATCTCGCGCGCAAGCTTTCCGAGATGACGCCGAAGCTCGATCGCATTCTCGGCAACGTCGAAAGCATGACGACGACCGAAGACGGACAGAACGCATTCCAGATGGTCGGCGAGGCCGCCAAGTCCGTGAAGCAAGCGGCCGACAATCTCGACAAGCGCATGGCCGACGTCACGTCGGGCCTTTCACGCTTCAGCAATCAAGGTTTGCGCGAATGGACCGCGCTCGCGACCGACGGCCGCCGCACGCTGGCGGAACTCGAGCGCACCATCAAGAATTTAGACCGCAACCCGAGCCGGGTTCTGTTCGGCGGCAACAGCGGGGGCAATGTGCCGCAGTATGGACGCTAG
- a CDS encoding spinster family MFS transporter, whose product MSGGASGPGPATQAPNAWSVLFLLFAANLFNFFDRTIPAIIAEPIRHEWNLSDFQLGIIGAAFTVIYAIAGLPLGRMSDTGSRKKIMAWGLIAWSACTAAGGAAWSFGSFLFSRVAVGIGESAYAPAATSLIGDLFPANKRSRAMGIYMLGLPLGLLLCFFSVGAIVKYFDSWRAPLILAMFPGLVIAVAMFFIKEPARGAAESTKVAQTPVANPIRKILKIKTLWWVTLASITLNFASYAANGFLVVLCVRYFKMSLGDASISVGVIAGISGLIGLVFGGYVADFAHKKSEFGRLYLGAAGLVISGVLTWYALTLSASQAMLFIFVFSIGWLFQYAFYVSVYPAIQDVVEPRLRATAMAIHFGALYILGGAWGSMVVGGLSDYYAHQAMEAAGATKMAEIYKATGLHDAMFLVPICLVATGVAIFFASRTLPADAKAMLEGTAADVAGAAPATGGLVKGTA is encoded by the coding sequence ATGTCTGGTGGCGCGTCTGGTCCAGGTCCAGCGACCCAAGCACCCAACGCTTGGTCGGTGTTGTTTCTGCTTTTTGCAGCGAATCTTTTCAATTTCTTCGATCGCACGATTCCAGCGATTATTGCCGAGCCCATTCGTCATGAATGGAACCTCAGCGATTTTCAGCTTGGCATCATCGGCGCAGCATTCACGGTGATCTATGCGATTGCCGGCCTACCGCTAGGGCGCATGTCGGACACGGGCTCACGCAAGAAGATCATGGCGTGGGGCTTGATTGCCTGGAGCGCATGCACGGCGGCGGGTGGAGCAGCCTGGAGTTTCGGATCGTTCTTGTTCAGCCGCGTTGCAGTTGGCATCGGCGAATCGGCATATGCGCCTGCCGCGACATCGCTCATTGGCGATCTCTTCCCGGCGAACAAGCGCTCGCGCGCGATGGGCATTTATATGCTCGGTCTGCCGCTTGGTCTTTTGCTCTGTTTCTTCTCGGTCGGTGCGATCGTGAAGTATTTCGACTCGTGGCGCGCTCCGTTGATCCTCGCAATGTTCCCGGGCCTCGTCATCGCGGTCGCGATGTTCTTCATCAAGGAGCCCGCTCGTGGCGCGGCTGAGAGCACGAAAGTCGCTCAGACACCTGTCGCGAACCCGATACGTAAGATCCTCAAGATCAAGACCTTGTGGTGGGTGACACTCGCCTCGATCACGTTGAATTTCGCGTCTTATGCGGCAAACGGCTTCCTTGTCGTTCTTTGCGTGCGCTACTTCAAAATGTCGCTCGGTGATGCTTCGATCTCGGTCGGCGTCATCGCGGGCATTTCCGGATTGATTGGGCTCGTCTTCGGCGGTTACGTCGCAGACTTCGCGCACAAGAAATCCGAATTTGGCCGTCTGTATCTTGGCGCGGCCGGCCTGGTTATCTCGGGCGTCCTCACCTGGTATGCCCTGACGTTGAGCGCTTCTCAGGCTATGCTGTTCATCTTCGTGTTCAGCATCGGCTGGCTGTTCCAATACGCTTTCTACGTCAGCGTCTATCCGGCGATCCAGGACGTTGTTGAGCCCCGCTTGCGCGCAACCGCAATGGCGATCCACTTTGGCGCTCTTTACATCCTCGGCGGCGCTTGGGGCTCGATGGTCGTCGGTGGTCTCTCAGACTACTACGCGCATCAAGCTATGGAGGCTGCCGGCGCAACCAAGATGGCAGAAATCTACAAGGCGACCGGGCTCCACGACGCGATGTTCCTGGTGCCGATCTGTCTTGTCGCGACCGGCGTCGCGATTTTCTTTGCCTCGCGCACGCTTCCGGCTGATGCCAAAGCGATGCTGGAGGGGACCGCTGCCGACGTTGCCGGAGCAGCTCCCGCAACAGGCGGCCTCGTCAAAGGAACAGCGTGA
- a CDS encoding threonine ammonia-lyase, with protein sequence MTETLPTAADIDAAAKRLAGVALRTPLVSSPVLDALAGGRVFLKAETLQRTGSFKFRGAYNKLSSIPENGRAGGVVAFSSGNHAQGVAHAAQLLNMRAAIVMPNDAPRAKRERTAAFGAEVILYDRVKEDREQIARDLATKRGAVLVPPYDDPFVIAGQGTTGREIAEDLTQLGLKPDNVVVNASGGGLTAGVALAVKAKFPDAKVFTSEPQYFDDHARSFKSGHRETNAQSSGSMCDALMSPTPGKLTFEITRHLVGNGVSASEDEVARAVAFAFRELKLVVEPGGAVALAAILAGKLDTKGKVTVAVLSGGNVDAELFAKLVA encoded by the coding sequence ATGACCGAAACCCTTCCGACTGCGGCAGACATTGACGCTGCCGCCAAACGCCTTGCGGGCGTCGCGTTGCGCACGCCGCTTGTCAGTTCGCCGGTGCTCGATGCACTCGCGGGCGGCCGCGTGTTTCTCAAAGCCGAGACGCTGCAACGCACCGGATCGTTTAAATTCCGCGGCGCATACAACAAGCTCTCCAGCATCCCGGAGAATGGACGCGCGGGCGGCGTCGTTGCCTTCTCGTCCGGCAATCACGCGCAAGGCGTCGCGCATGCGGCGCAGCTGCTCAATATGCGAGCCGCAATCGTCATGCCGAATGATGCGCCGCGCGCGAAACGCGAGCGCACGGCGGCGTTCGGTGCGGAAGTGATCCTCTACGATCGCGTCAAGGAAGACCGCGAGCAGATCGCGCGCGATCTCGCGACGAAGCGCGGTGCCGTGCTGGTGCCGCCTTACGACGATCCCTTCGTCATCGCCGGCCAAGGAACGACAGGCCGCGAGATTGCGGAAGATCTGACGCAGCTCGGGCTTAAGCCGGACAACGTCGTCGTCAACGCATCAGGCGGCGGCTTGACGGCGGGTGTCGCCCTCGCGGTGAAAGCGAAGTTTCCGGACGCGAAGGTGTTCACCTCCGAGCCGCAGTATTTCGACGATCATGCGCGGTCGTTCAAAAGCGGTCATCGGGAAACGAACGCGCAATCGAGCGGCTCGATGTGCGACGCGTTGATGTCGCCGACGCCGGGCAAACTGACATTCGAGATCACGCGTCATCTGGTCGGGAACGGCGTCTCCGCGAGCGAAGATGAAGTCGCGCGCGCGGTCGCGTTTGCGTTCCGCGAGCTCAAGCTCGTCGTCGAGCCCGGCGGCGCGGTTGCGCTTGCCGCGATACTCGCCGGTAAGCTCGATACGAAGGGCAAGGTGACAGTCGCGGTGCTGTCAGGCGGGAACGTCGATGCGGAGCTCTTCGCGAAGCTGGTCGCTTAA
- a CDS encoding ABC transporter permease, with protein MDDQTALLRKHVNGQRLEIAASGAWIADNADDLEPLVDAVASENPQVSSVAIDMRDVKELDTYGAWLLERLVRDRTGQGQETHIVGLSDHYRGLLDEVQNSNRDLPPSFKPAPPLANFFERVGRTMVDVWHDLMAFVRMFGALCAALWRVIKKPSSFRFTSTIHHLDRVGWQAVPIILLITFLIGAILAQQGIFHFRKFGADIYVVDMVGILVLREVGVLIVAIMVAGRSGSAYTAELGSMKMREEVDALRTMGFDPVEVLILPRILALLIALPILTFLGSMAALYGGGLVALIYGGISPDIFLSRLKEAINLSHFEVGMIKAPFMAMVIGLVACSEGLQVKGSAESLGQQTTSSVVKSIFLVIVLDGIFAIFFAAIDW; from the coding sequence GTGGACGATCAGACCGCCCTCCTGCGCAAGCACGTCAACGGCCAGCGGCTCGAGATTGCCGCGTCCGGCGCGTGGATCGCAGACAATGCGGACGATCTGGAGCCGCTGGTCGACGCCGTCGCATCCGAAAACCCGCAGGTCTCGAGCGTCGCAATCGACATGCGCGACGTAAAAGAACTCGACACCTACGGCGCTTGGCTGCTGGAGCGTCTCGTCCGCGACCGCACCGGTCAGGGTCAGGAAACGCATATCGTCGGCCTCTCGGATCACTATCGCGGCCTGCTCGACGAAGTGCAGAACTCGAACCGCGACCTGCCGCCGTCGTTCAAGCCTGCGCCGCCGCTGGCGAACTTCTTCGAGCGCGTCGGCCGTACGATGGTCGATGTCTGGCACGACCTCATGGCGTTCGTGCGCATGTTCGGCGCGCTCTGCGCCGCGCTGTGGCGCGTCATCAAGAAGCCGTCCAGCTTCCGCTTCACGTCGACCATTCATCATCTCGATCGCGTCGGCTGGCAGGCCGTGCCGATCATCCTGCTGATCACGTTCCTGATCGGCGCGATCCTGGCGCAGCAGGGCATCTTCCATTTCCGCAAGTTTGGCGCGGATATCTACGTCGTCGACATGGTCGGCATCTTGGTGCTGCGTGAAGTCGGCGTGCTGATCGTCGCGATCATGGTCGCAGGCCGCTCGGGCAGCGCTTACACGGCGGAGCTCGGCTCGATGAAAATGCGCGAAGAGGTGGACGCCTTGCGCACGATGGGCTTCGACCCTGTCGAAGTGCTCATTCTGCCGCGCATTCTGGCGCTTCTGATTGCGCTGCCGATCCTGACATTCCTCGGTTCGATGGCTGCGCTTTATGGCGGCGGCCTCGTTGCGCTGATTTACGGCGGCATCAGCCCGGACATCTTCCTCTCGCGTCTGAAGGAAGCGATCAACCTGTCGCATTTCGAAGTCGGCATGATCAAAGCGCCGTTCATGGCGATGGTGATCGGACTCGTCGCGTGCTCGGAAGGCCTGCAGGTGAAGGGCAGCGCCGAGTCGCTCGGCCAGCAGACGACGTCATCGGTCGTGAAGTCGATCTTCCTCGTGATTGTGCTCGACGGCATCTTCGCGATCTTCTTCGCCGCGATCGATTGGTAA
- a CDS encoding MFS transporter, with amino-acid sequence MDFIPRLALLYGGIFGAIGVALPFLPLWLAAKGLDDKDIGYTLALATAVRVITMPITTRAADHFGNLKIAIMIACLIGAIFTTTLAHSSGVAAIMIIYALSSAAGGTTLPLTEAYAWRGLTERGRAYGPVRVWASGAFIIATLITGTLQGWLKPTEIIWVLVAVNCWAVLASTLLIPVQKPAPTERKARVVELLQSPTLLAVIVSSALIQASHAVYYAFGTLHWKQAGIGGFTISLLWITGVVAESFLFVGSARFSPRITSTVLIGFGALGAMVRWTAMTFDPPLAILFPLQCLHAISFAATYLGAVQYIANSAPPALAATAQGILASLNGLAMAAGMLASGLLFARYGTMSYAAMTIVAAVGGIAALSAQRFSAREAR; translated from the coding sequence ATGGACTTCATCCCGCGCCTTGCCCTGCTCTACGGCGGCATATTCGGCGCTATCGGCGTGGCGCTACCGTTTCTTCCGTTGTGGCTCGCCGCCAAGGGCTTGGACGATAAGGATATTGGCTACACGCTGGCGCTGGCGACGGCGGTGCGCGTCATCACCATGCCGATCACCACCCGCGCGGCCGATCATTTTGGTAACCTTAAAATTGCGATCATGATCGCTTGTTTGATCGGCGCAATTTTCACGACCACGCTCGCGCACTCGAGCGGCGTTGCTGCGATCATGATCATCTATGCGCTGTCCAGCGCGGCCGGCGGAACCACACTGCCGCTGACGGAGGCGTATGCATGGCGCGGCTTGACCGAGCGCGGCCGTGCCTATGGACCCGTGCGCGTGTGGGCCTCCGGCGCTTTCATCATCGCGACGCTGATCACGGGCACGTTGCAGGGCTGGCTCAAGCCGACAGAGATCATCTGGGTTCTGGTGGCGGTGAACTGCTGGGCCGTGCTGGCGTCCACTCTGCTGATCCCGGTACAGAAGCCCGCGCCGACCGAACGCAAAGCGCGCGTCGTCGAATTGCTGCAGAGCCCGACGCTGCTCGCCGTCATCGTTTCTTCAGCGCTCATTCAAGCGAGCCACGCGGTCTACTATGCGTTCGGCACGCTGCATTGGAAGCAAGCCGGCATCGGTGGTTTCACGATCAGCCTTCTCTGGATCACGGGCGTTGTCGCGGAGAGTTTTCTGTTCGTTGGGTCGGCGCGATTTTCACCGCGCATCACATCGACCGTGCTGATCGGTTTCGGCGCGCTCGGCGCGATGGTGCGCTGGACCGCGATGACGTTCGATCCGCCGCTCGCGATTTTGTTTCCGCTGCAGTGTCTTCACGCGATCAGCTTTGCGGCGACATACCTTGGCGCCGTGCAATACATCGCAAACTCTGCCCCGCCAGCACTCGCCGCGACGGCGCAGGGAATCCTCGCCTCGCTTAACGGGCTCGCGATGGCGGCCGGCATGCTGGCATCCGGATTGCTGTTCGCGCGATACGGTACGATGAGCTACGCCGCGATGACGATCGTCGCGGCCGTCGGCGGGATTGCGGCGCTATCGGCGCAGCGCTTTTCGGCGCGCGAGGCGCGTTAG
- the dgcA gene encoding N-acetyl-D-Glu racemase DgcA, producing MATTLKISVERWPIAGSFTIARGSKTEAVVVVAELADGAAIGRGECVPYARYGETVESVSAALEGIRDVLAGPDPRAAAKALPAGAARNALDCALWDLEAKRTGKPAYELAKLPAPRALTTAYTLSLGTPEAMASAAAAARDRPLLKIKLGSDGDPERLAAIRAAAPQSELIVDANEGWRADNLEGNLAACVAAGVTLVEQPLHASDDAPLQGWDGPVAICADESVHDRASLAGLVGRYTAVNIKLDKTGGLTEALAMAAEAERLGFSIMVGCMLATSLSMAPAMLVAQRAKVVDLDGPLLLQRDRPHGLVYRGSIVEPPTRELWG from the coding sequence ATGGCAACAACGCTGAAAATTTCCGTCGAGCGCTGGCCGATCGCCGGTTCCTTCACGATCGCGCGCGGCTCGAAGACCGAAGCCGTGGTCGTCGTCGCGGAACTTGCCGATGGCGCGGCAATAGGGCGCGGCGAGTGCGTGCCCTACGCGCGCTACGGCGAGACCGTCGAAAGCGTGTCGGCCGCGCTCGAAGGTATTCGCGATGTGCTGGCCGGGCCGGACCCTCGGGCCGCGGCGAAAGCGCTGCCGGCCGGTGCAGCCCGCAATGCGCTCGATTGTGCACTGTGGGACCTCGAGGCCAAACGCACAGGCAAGCCAGCATACGAACTGGCGAAGCTCCCAGCTCCCCGCGCGCTGACGACAGCCTATACGCTCTCGCTGGGAACTCCCGAGGCGATGGCCTCGGCCGCAGCAGCGGCACGCGACCGGCCGTTGCTCAAGATCAAGCTCGGCTCGGATGGCGATCCGGAACGCCTCGCGGCGATCCGCGCCGCTGCGCCGCAATCCGAACTCATCGTCGATGCGAACGAAGGCTGGCGCGCGGACAATCTCGAAGGCAACCTTGCGGCCTGCGTCGCTGCCGGCGTCACTCTGGTCGAGCAGCCGCTCCATGCATCCGACGACGCGCCGCTGCAAGGCTGGGATGGCCCGGTCGCAATCTGCGCCGATGAGAGTGTGCATGATCGTGCTTCGCTTGCCGGTCTCGTCGGCCGCTACACGGCGGTCAACATCAAGCTCGACAAAACCGGCGGCCTCACCGAAGCACTCGCGATGGCGGCCGAGGCCGAGCGCCTCGGCTTTTCGATCATGGTTGGCTGCATGCTCGCGACGTCGCTCAGCATGGCGCCCGCGATGTTGGTGGCGCAACGCGCCAAGGTCGTCGATCTCGACGGTCCGCTATTGCTTCAGCGCGACCGCCCGCACGGGCTCGTCTACCGCGGCAGCATCGTCGAGCCGCCGACGCGCGAGCTTTGGGGCTAA
- a CDS encoding UDP-2,3-diacylglucosamine diphosphatase → MQSGERTRHFRSLFISDVHLGTRGCQAEKLLDFLRLHDADTLYLVGDIVDGWAMKSSWYWPQTHNDVVQKLLRKARKGTRIVYIPGNHDEFLRDYLGTHFGGIEVLEQTIHEGADGKRYLVVHGDLFDVVIRHARWLALLGDKAYDAAIAFNTIFNKWRRRFGFPYFSLSQWAKMKVKNAVSFIGEYEQALTTEARRHETDGVICGHIHYACIHGDYGLAYLNCGDWVESCTALVEHADGRFEIIRWADEVPEEISEPVLPFPQRAA, encoded by the coding sequence GTGCAATCAGGCGAACGCACACGGCATTTTCGTAGCCTTTTCATCTCCGATGTTCACCTCGGCACGCGCGGTTGCCAAGCCGAAAAGCTACTCGACTTCCTCCGCCTGCATGACGCCGACACGCTGTATCTGGTCGGCGATATCGTCGATGGCTGGGCGATGAAATCGTCTTGGTATTGGCCCCAAACGCATAACGACGTGGTGCAAAAGCTGCTGCGCAAAGCGCGCAAGGGCACGCGTATCGTCTACATCCCGGGCAATCACGACGAATTCCTGCGCGACTATCTCGGCACGCATTTCGGCGGCATCGAAGTGCTTGAACAGACAATCCACGAGGGCGCGGACGGCAAACGCTATCTCGTCGTCCACGGCGACCTGTTCGACGTCGTCATCCGCCATGCGCGCTGGCTCGCTCTCCTCGGCGACAAGGCCTACGACGCCGCGATCGCGTTCAACACGATCTTCAACAAATGGCGCCGCCGTTTCGGATTTCCTTATTTCTCGCTCTCGCAATGGGCGAAGATGAAGGTGAAAAACGCGGTCAGTTTCATCGGCGAATACGAACAAGCCTTGACCACCGAAGCACGACGTCACGAGACCGACGGGGTGATATGCGGCCACATCCATTATGCGTGCATTCACGGCGACTACGGCCTTGCGTACCTCAACTGCGGCGATTGGGTGGAAAGCTGCACGGCGCTCGTCGAGCACGCCGACGGCCGGTTCGAAATCATCCGCTGGGCCGATGAGGTGCCGGAAGAAATTTCCGAACCCGTGCTGCCGTTCCCGCAGCGGGCGGCTTGA
- a CDS encoding ceramide glucosyltransferase — MIDSMLLLGIFVAISLLVHLTSTALAYRGCRQRETAPSKIDAPMISIVRPVCGLENHLEETLRSGFLLNYWNYELIFCIDAADDPAIPLVRRLMAQHSCVPSRLLIGRDVVSPNPKLNNVVKGWRAAAAEWIVLADSNVMMPPDYLQRLASAWDAEAGLVCSPPIGSLPGNLAAEIECGFLNTYQARWQYAADRLGFSFAQGKTMLWRKADLDRHGGPRALADELAEDAAATKLVRRNGKRVRLATPPFEQPLGARALADVWRRQVRWARLRRDSFPLFYALEIGTSSFPGWLAAIVAANSLGVALPVAVAFPALWYGAEAALARASGWHVTLRSPITWIARDVMLPAIWVSGWIGSRFVWRGNQMQTAQRAA; from the coding sequence ATGATCGATTCGATGCTTTTGCTCGGCATTTTCGTCGCTATTTCGCTCCTCGTTCATCTGACCAGCACCGCGCTGGCATACCGCGGATGCCGGCAGCGCGAGACGGCGCCCTCGAAGATCGACGCGCCGATGATCAGCATCGTGCGGCCGGTTTGCGGGCTCGAAAACCATCTCGAAGAGACACTGCGCTCCGGCTTCCTGCTCAACTATTGGAACTACGAGCTCATCTTCTGCATCGACGCCGCGGACGATCCCGCGATCCCGCTGGTGCGCCGACTGATGGCGCAGCATAGCTGCGTGCCGTCACGCCTACTGATCGGGCGCGATGTCGTGTCGCCGAACCCGAAACTCAACAACGTCGTCAAAGGTTGGCGCGCGGCTGCGGCCGAGTGGATCGTCCTTGCCGACAGCAACGTGATGATGCCGCCGGATTATCTGCAGCGGCTTGCCAGCGCGTGGGACGCGGAGGCGGGGCTGGTCTGCTCGCCGCCGATAGGCTCGCTGCCCGGCAATCTCGCGGCCGAGATCGAATGCGGCTTCCTCAATACGTACCAGGCGCGCTGGCAATACGCGGCCGATCGCCTCGGTTTTTCGTTTGCTCAAGGTAAGACGATGCTGTGGCGCAAAGCCGATCTCGATCGCCACGGCGGTCCGCGCGCGCTTGCCGATGAACTCGCTGAGGATGCGGCGGCAACGAAGCTCGTCCGCCGCAACGGCAAACGTGTGCGGCTGGCGACGCCGCCGTTCGAGCAACCGCTTGGCGCCCGGGCGCTCGCCGATGTGTGGCGCCGCCAGGTGCGCTGGGCGCGTTTGCGCCGCGACTCTTTCCCGCTGTTCTATGCGTTGGAGATCGGCACTTCGAGCTTTCCGGGCTGGCTCGCCGCCATCGTGGCAGCGAACTCTCTCGGCGTTGCTTTGCCCGTCGCCGTCGCGTTTCCGGCGCTCTGGTATGGGGCGGAAGCCGCACTCGCGCGTGCCAGCGGCTGGCATGTAACGCTTCGCTCGCCCATTACCTGGATCGCACGTGACGTGATGCTGCCGGCGATATGGGTGAGCGGCTGGATCGGCTCGCGCTTCGTCTGGCGCGGCAACCAGATGCAGACCGCGCAACGCGCCGCCTGA
- a CDS encoding ABC transporter ATP-binding protein, producing the protein MDARTNETSARESIIRVRDLVVGFGETNILKGLDLDVYRGEILGFVGGSGGGKSVLLRTLIGLVTKRSGTIELFGTNVDDATDAEKNAIERRWGILFQQGALFSSLTVRQNVQFPIREYLGVSKRLRDEVTMAKLEMVGLKPDVAAKFPSELSGGMIKRVALARALALDPEIVFLDEPTSGLDPIGAGEFDQLIRTLQQTLGLTVFMVTHDLDSLHTVCDRIAALADGKVIADGPISTMLESQHPWLKAYFHGTRARTAGISR; encoded by the coding sequence ATGGACGCCCGCACCAACGAAACATCGGCGCGTGAGAGCATCATCCGGGTGCGCGATCTCGTCGTCGGCTTCGGCGAGACGAATATTCTCAAAGGGCTCGACCTCGACGTCTATCGCGGTGAGATTCTCGGCTTCGTCGGCGGCTCGGGCGGCGGCAAATCGGTTCTGCTGCGCACGCTGATCGGCCTCGTGACGAAGCGCAGCGGCACGATCGAATTGTTCGGCACGAATGTCGACGATGCGACCGACGCGGAGAAGAACGCGATCGAGCGCCGCTGGGGAATCTTGTTTCAGCAAGGCGCCCTCTTCTCGTCGCTGACGGTGCGACAAAACGTCCAGTTTCCGATCCGCGAGTATCTCGGCGTCTCCAAGCGGCTGCGCGATGAAGTCACGATGGCGAAGCTCGAGATGGTCGGCCTGAAGCCGGACGTCGCTGCGAAATTTCCGTCGGAATTATCGGGCGGCATGATCAAGCGCGTGGCGCTTGCGCGCGCACTCGCGCTCGACCCCGAGATCGTCTTCCTCGACGAACCGACGTCGGGTCTAGATCCGATCGGCGCCGGCGAATTCGACCAGCTGATCAGGACGTTGCAGCAGACGCTCGGCCTGACCGTATTCATGGTGACGCACGACCTCGACAGCCTGCATACGGTCTGCGACCGAATCGCTGCATTGGCGGACGGTAAAGTGATAGCCGACGGCCCGATCTCGACGATGCTGGAGTCGCAGCACCCATGGCTGAAAGCTTATTTTCACGGGACGCGGGCACGAACTGCCGGGATTTCGCGTTAG
- a CDS encoding ABC-type transport auxiliary lipoprotein family protein: MSIDEPSAPRRRLFLRTVAAATAAVAVSGCASLLPSSPVPTFDLTAPRDFPRHGNGRGMLIVGEPTALSILDTDKIVVRPGGGQIGTLAGAQWSDRLPKLLQARLIQSFENANRLRGIGRPGENVTPDYRLIVEVRSFHLAIAGSPTAEVELSVKIIADRAGRVVAARIFRAAVPAGSSDGPVAATAIDAAFQQAATEIVVWASRTI; the protein is encoded by the coding sequence ATGAGTATCGATGAGCCGAGCGCGCCGCGCCGGCGGTTGTTTCTGCGCACCGTCGCGGCTGCCACCGCGGCGGTCGCGGTTTCGGGCTGCGCGTCTTTGCTGCCGTCGAGCCCGGTGCCGACGTTCGACCTAACGGCGCCACGCGACTTCCCGCGCCACGGCAACGGCCGCGGCATGCTGATCGTTGGCGAGCCGACCGCCCTCTCTATTCTCGACACCGACAAGATCGTCGTGCGCCCCGGCGGCGGACAGATCGGCACGCTCGCGGGTGCGCAGTGGTCGGACCGTTTGCCGAAGCTGCTGCAGGCGCGGCTCATCCAATCGTTCGAGAATGCGAACCGTCTGCGCGGCATCGGCCGCCCGGGCGAGAATGTTACGCCGGACTATCGCCTCATCGTCGAAGTCCGCAGCTTCCATCTCGCGATCGCCGGCAGCCCGACCGCCGAGGTTGAGCTTTCCGTGAAGATCATCGCGGATCGCGCCGGCCGCGTTGTCGCCGCGCGCATCTTCCGCGCGGCGGTCCCGGCTGGATCGAGCGATGGACCTGTGGCGGCGACCGCGATCGACGCTGCGTTCCAACAGGCCGCGACGGAAATCGTCGTGTGGGCGTCGCGGACGATTTAG